Proteins found in one Lycium ferocissimum isolate CSIRO_LF1 chromosome 6, AGI_CSIRO_Lferr_CH_V1, whole genome shotgun sequence genomic segment:
- the LOC132061309 gene encoding uncharacterized protein LOC132061309, with product MGYNTTNKTVIQTLKKKLENVKGAWPSKLPEVLWAYRTTAKSSTGETPFSLIYGEEALISVEVGAPSPRYDWAQEQSNDEAMLVQLDLLKEHRDLAYVQMLYKSNRWSVITTVIPTSDISKSGTWCYGRITSSDYERGLLFPLFDSSRDDEDVKIEHQKPGGLLQAIEISTWKWEVTEQLPYEEVPIAILDRQVRRFRTKDVASVKVLWRNKNMEEMTWEAEEDMKSRHPHLFPAPKQIQTTAQSSSVPQLQGRLPKFM from the exons atggggtataacacaactaacaagACGGTGATCCAaactttgaagaagaagctGGAAAATGTCAAAGGGGCGTGGCCATCAAAGTTACCGGAGGTGCTATGGGCTTACAGAACCACAGCAAAATCCAGTACCGGTGAAACACCTTTTTCCCTTATATATGGGGAGGAGGCATTGATTTCGGTAGAAGTCGGAGCTCCCAGTCCGAGGTACGACTGGGCGCAAGAACAATCCAATGATGAAGCAATGCTGGTACAGTTGGATTTACTGAAGGAACACAGAGACCTCGCGTATGTCCAGATGTTGTACAAAAGCAACAGATGGAGCGTTATTACAACCGTCATACCAACCTCCGACATTTCAAAATCGGGGACTTGGTGCTACGGAAG GATTACGTCGTCAGATTATGAGAGAGGCCTATTATTCCCGTTATTCGATTCATCCAGGGACGATGAAGAT gtgaagattgagcatcagaagcccggtggattattgcaggCTATTGAGATTtcgacatggaaatgggaa GTCACCGAGCAATTGCcatatgaagaagttcccattgccattttagatagacaagttcggagaTTTAGgactaaggatgtagcttcagttaaagttctttGGAGGAACAAAAATatggaggagatgacttgggaagctgaagaagatatgaagtctaggCATCCTCATCTATTTCCAGCTCCAAAACAGATCCAAACTACAGCACAATCGTCTTCAG TGCCACAGTTACAGGGGAGACTGCCGAAATTTATGTAG